tgataccatgtagaagtgcatgctctagccaatgcaatcaaaagaccgatctgatggaagagactagacagcacattatacgtcaacagagAAGACTAGATGGGGAAGATATAAGAGGAGAAAGCAGGCGTCATGGGGAGGCCCACCGCCGCCGGCAAGCCGGCCGGGGAGGCCActaccggcggcggcgaggagggttGACGAACGAGGGGGTCGAGAGGTAGGTGCGGCGGAGGTGCCTCCGGACTCGCCCGAGAGCGCGccgggaggcggctagggttcgctGTCTGTCGCGTGGAAAGCTTAACCGAAGTGAGATTCGACATCTAATACATGAGCAATACTTGCAAATAGCTCACCAAATGGCACGGCTGAACTAAATCCTCTTCTTCTCAAACAAAAGTGAAACATTTTATAGATGGCAAACCCACAAAGTGGGCACGCAGATTTTTAGAGCACCTGCACCCAAGCCTTTCTATCCTGGCTCTTCAATATCGCTTTATGATATGTGTGACATAACTAACTTTCTACatgaaattttctcttttttgtttctttcatATAAAACATGTCTTGAGTTTCAAACCTTTGCAGGACGACAAAGCTTTCtaactagaatctaggataaatcttccAGAATTTTGTGTCCGACATAAATactaaaaatatgatttttttaatcAAATAAAACTTATTTTGTATATTTACGTCAggccaaaaaatataaaaaaattatcCTAGATTCTAGTTAGAAAGCTTTGCTGTTCTGCAAAGGTTTGAACTTTAAGACATGTTCtatatgagagaaacaaaaaagagaaatgtaTTTGCATGGATCGCGATGCGTGGATGGATGGCTAGGATAGAAGGGCCTGGTGCAATTGCTCTAAAACATGTTTTCGCACAAAGTGGTCAGGCGACAAGCAAAATATCATAGCAAATGCAAATCTCAGTTAAGCTCGCGACACTGATTCCTGAAGATGGAGATGCATGAATGGATTACATACCCTCTCCATGATGTATTGAATAGATCTCCAGGTTCATTTGGAGTTGAATTGGCTTGTTCGATCTAACCCATGATCTAATGGATCTTCAGCAAAGGCTCCAGCTGGCTTAATTCGTTCCTGCATATGTGTAGGATCGATGCAAGCATTTGGAGAAGTTAGAAGATGATCCCTAGCTCGTTATAAAGTCTTTCAAAAACTAGACAAATTTGCAGAAGCACTCTGCAGATCATATACATATATGGACGATTGGCACAGTAACATTACCTTGATTGTGGCGCGGCGCGGCTGGATTGAACCAGTACAAGTTTAGAAAACTAAGCTGCTTGCAGACACAGAATGGAATAGATACAGAAAGCTCTTGTCCTGGGGCATGCATACATAGTAGTATTCTGTGCGTTTGCTTTGCTGCTTTACTTGCTCTTCTGCCAACAAAGCTGTGAAAATTCTTTGCTCCCAGCACACTCCAGTCTCTAGCTCCATCCATCTGTCATCATCAGAGATTCTTTGCTTGGTAAGTTTAAAGACCACAAAGGTAAAGCTAAAGGTAAAGTAGGCTACGGATGACCCTACATGTGATCCAGCTAACAAAAAAATTAAGTCTAGCAGTGGGATCAGGGTTGTACGTACCTACAGAATACTGGGCTCTATGTCAAATTTGAGATCAGGCCCTAGACCTGATCGAGAAAAGTCGAAACCGATTATACAAAAATAATAAGAAAAAAAATTTATGATGGTAACACAATTTTCTATACTGGCTTGTATCATCGTAGTTCAcaagtaaggatgatttgttactGTCCGGAGCGAATAGGTCAAATATCCAGCATTTTGCTACAATTTTTTTAAGTATGTTTGGGTACACTCCCgttaattttttttataaatttcGGTGCAAACCAGTGATTGAGATTAAAGTTCACCTCTTTATTTCTGAAAAAGACGATATGTCTGTTTAAACTGGTCAATTGGTATTTGGCTTAACAACACTCTGAAAATCCAGCCCGTCAACATCTCTCATCTCGTCATGTAAAACAACACCTCTTATCTTCGTGACTTCTGTACATTTAAAAGATCCAAGATAAGCTTTCTTAAATCCTGTGCTCACACTTAGATAATGCATGATATTTTTTGCTTAGATACATAAGCTAATGCCAAAGAGAACCTACATAAGCAGGGGCTAACTAACTCCCAAAGGAAAACCAAACTACAAGGACATGCATGGGCCCATGTAAAATGCTTCAGATTTCAAACTGATGAAGGTACTGGTACATCTTGCAAATCCATGCACCTGATACATACACGACAATGACATTAGAAAAATACTGTGGGATGGATGGCAACAATGAAACTAGGGGGAAGGCGTGCATTTAGAGACCGAACAACTGCAGAACAACAGGACTATCAACTTCCATTTCAGCAACAAGAGGATCACCATGGTATCAACAGCAGGTTGGATATGGAGGGCTTCCGTACCACCAAGAAGATCTGCAAAGGTGTAGTCGAGCAAAGGCACTGCATATCTCTTCATGCGGCATCGAGCTTGAGCTTCCATAGGCTTGCGAAGCCACAGAAATCATGCGAAGGGACAGGTCCAGGCACACAGACATGAAAAGCAGAGATCTGATGGCAGGAGAGCTACTGCTGAAATGGAGCACGAGTTGGCACGGCCCCGCCCCGCAACCCCATACTGAGATCAAAGACAACGTGCTTCGCTCTTGATGCTTCACAGAAGGTGCGATCGACATGGCACTGCGCATTCGATTTGATGAGCCTAAACTTGAGCACAAACTTGTCCCTGGGGGTGATGTGACAGATGGCACAACACACTCTCGACGTTTCTGACAAAATATTCTCGGCCTTGCGCTTGGTTTGTGGCTCAGAACACCGTGTCCATGGTGAAGACCAGGTTCCTGTTGCATGATGTCCAGAGCCATCTCCACCTTCTTGACGGCATGCTCATCTTTGAAGCCCAATTGCGACATCACGTACCCGAGGATGTCCTGCATGCCAGTAACAAGTAATAAATGAGAGATTCCGGTTACGGGAACAAGCCTCCCCCTCTTCCCTCGTCCCCCGCAAAGGTACTGATTTTTGGAAATCCAGCTGCCAATCTACCAGGACACTAAAACAAAACCAAATCCGGCTCTCAGAACAGTGCGCATTGGATCAGATTATCTCGGAAAGGAACTGTAGGGCGGATTTGATTGCTCTGGATCTATAATGCCGGAAAACAATCtcctagggctccggcagagtgcTGCGCCGGCCGGACTACGGAGCCGGAGTTGGAGAAGAGAGAGAGGCGGGGGGTTCGGCTTACCTCCGGTCCTACGGGACAGTCCAGATCACCGTTCTCCCCGTCGTCGACGAGGATGAATCCGCCGGCGGCCTGGACTGGGAGATACTCGGTGGTAAGTGGTAACTCACCTCACCGTTACCTGACCCTTCTCATCTTCCCTCCGATCAATATCCGACGGACAGGGATGTCCAAAGCTCAAAACATCCCACACTTAGCGATGACACGTGGGGTCAGCCTCCACACGACAGTGACCGGCCGTAACAGCAGTACCGCTACAAAAGAGGATCCCAATCTTAACTACCCCAAAATACTGTATATGTATATAGTACTGTAGTAAAATTGTGTTTAGATCGACTTGCACTGGCCAGTTTTCCCGGCAGATATCGTGCCCTCTAAATTTGGACCATGGTGTAGTGTTGTCGGGGCCTTTAAATTATAAAACAAGCAATGGATATACACCATGCATAAACAACCTCTCAACCAAAGCTCCAAATAATCACGCATAATCAAATCAGAGCCAGGCAAAACCACGTCTCGCAAATCCCTACATCTCCCATAATGGAGATCTACTACTCACACATGGGAGATGGATCACAAGCAAACATAATATCAAATAAAGGGATATCGTATCAATAGTACTATCAATTGTCATGACAAGACGAGCGATTATTTGGTTTTGGTCAATGAGTCAAACAAAAAATGTAGATTAGTAATCCCTATTTCCCGAGTGTGGATCTCTCTTTCTCACAATGAAGTTCTTCTCGGCCATGGTGTAGTGGATCTCAACAATGGAGGGGTCCAGGATGGTTCCAAGTAAAGC
The sequence above is drawn from the Triticum aestivum cultivar Chinese Spring chromosome 7A, IWGSC CS RefSeq v2.1, whole genome shotgun sequence genome and encodes:
- the LOC123147088 gene encoding uncharacterized protein — translated: MSQLGFKDEHAVKKVEMALDIMQQEPGLHHGHGVLSHKPSARPRIFCQKRRECVVPSVTSPPGTSLCSSLGSSNRMRSAMSIAPSVKHQERSTLSLISVWGCGAGPCQLVLHFSSSSPAIRSLLFMSVCLDLSLRMISVASQAYGSSSSMPHEEICSAFARLHLCRSSWWYGSPPYPTCC